In the genome of Ziziphus jujuba cultivar Dongzao chromosome 10, ASM3175591v1, the window GACATGTGAACCAATCATTGAACTCCAAGAAACTACATTCTTCTCAGGCATTTCCCCGAACACTCGTTCTGCAACCTCAGTTCGACCAAATTTCCCATACATGGCAATAAGGGAATTCCCAACAAAGACATCCTTTACATACCCATTTTCAACTACATGCCGATAAAGCTCAACCCCAGACTCGAAATCACGTGCACACCCACATGCCTTAATAACAAAAGGGAACGTAAAATTGTCAGGAGCAATGCCTAGTTCTAGCATTTGCCGGTACATAAAAATGGCACGGTCATATAACCCATGGTCAACGAAGCCTCGGATCATTACATTCCAAAGAAAAACATCTAAGGAAGAGGAGGCAGAGAAGAGGGTATAAGCATAAGAAATGGAGCCCAAAGAAGCATAGTGGGCAATGAGGTTGGTGGAGAAGAAAAGATTGAGATGAAGATGGGTTCTGAGCATGGAGGCATGAACAGACTTGAGGGGCTTGAGAGTCTTGCATTGCTTAATCAACGATATGCAAGTCTCAGCTTCCAGTGGTTTTATAAAGGTTTCGTTGATCCGAgcagtttgagtgctaaaaagAAGAAAGCGTTGGCCATAGATGAGTACGTTATAAAGACGCACGCTTTGCTTCTGCATGAGAGATCAAATTAAAAAGAGAGTCCAAAGCCTTCAACTTTTGGTGTTGTTAATAATAAGACTCTCTTTACTAGCCATTTTGTTTTCCTACTTTCACTCTGTCcctcttttatattttctttttctttgtttcatttACCATAACatgttaatttcattttattggaCATAAAAAAGATTTACAAATAAACTgtgaattaaaattttcaagaacTGGGATATAAGTACCAATTTTTtacaacaaattatataaaattcaaagatGGGACCAAAACTATGTTTCACAAACACATGTCAGCTCTTCAAGCTGCAAAGCAACCACGTTTTCATCTCTCTTCCATGCACGACACCCAGGTGGAGCTCCAAGAATtgcaatctctctctctctctctctctctctctctctctctctctgtagcTGACGAGAGCAAACTCCAAGTCAACCTCCACCACCATTAGCACCGCTTGCTCCGAATGGAAGAGGATGAAGAAGCTTACTATCTCATACCAAAACCAACTGACTGGTTTACTAACATAATCTCCCTCCAAGCAGATTTGATCTACAACTGCATGGTCTTTCTCTCCTCCCcaatcttctccttcttctccatggTCTCTGAATCTTATCGCCGTGCAGAGGAGGTCACCCATACAGTTGAGACCACTGTCCAGAAAGTACCTTCCACCATCACCAATGGAATCATCCTCTTGCTTAGGAAACTGGGTTTTGGGTTTCTTGGTGCTGCTTATGTCTGCATGGTTCTGATTGCGGTTTTTATTATAGCAGTTGTGGTGGGTGTTGGGTTGGTGCAGCTATGGGTGGAAGAGCCTGTTTTTGTTAGAGAAAGGTTGTATTTTGATTACACTGAGGCCCATCCAAAAGCTCTGTTTTCTTTTGGTGGTTTTGAAGGACTTCAGGGGAGCCAGAGGAAGAAGCAAATGGGTGTTCCAGTTGGTCAAACTTTCTATGTTTCATTGGCCCTTTTGATGCCTGAATCTGGTTTCAACAGGGACATTGGAGTTTTTCAGGTAATGCCCTATTGGAAGctgttcaattttattttttttcctaattccATTTAAGAAACATATAGCTTTTcttatgagattttttttttttttttttttttccttttgtgtgtgtgcgtgtttGAATCCAGTTAAGTGCAGAAATCATATCCACCAATGGCGATGTGATAGAAAAATCTAGTCATCCATGCATGCTAAGATTTAGAAGCCTGCCAGTTCGACTTGCAAGAACAGCTCTATTTGGTGTCCCTCTGGTACTAGGAATTACTGGTGAAACTCAGAGGATCACCATTGAAATACTCAAGCATAAAGAAGGTCACCCAAGAACAGGTGCTATCAGAGTAATTTTGAGTCCAAGAGCTGGAACTGCATTTCTTCCCCAGCTGTATGAAGCCGAGATTCTCATTAACTCCAAGCTACCATGGATTAAAGAGTTGATTCACAGTTGGAAATGGACGTTTTATGTGTGGTCGTCTTTGAACACCTACATCTTTTTTCTAATGTTTCTCATTCTGTGCTGCAAACCGCTCTTGTTCCCATTGGTAACAGCAAGTTTGAGCGAACAAAGTGAAAGAGAATTGGCAATTGAATCGCCTAAAGAGCCAGAAACTAGAGCTGAAaatgaggaggaagaagaagaagaagaagaagaagaagaagttgcaGAGTTTTTAAGAAGATGGAGACAGAGCAGAAGCAAGAGAAAGGCAATCTATTTGCAAGAGCGAATGCCAGAAACCGTTGGATCATCTGCATCAACAATCAGTATAGCCAGAGAAGAGACTAGTGATGTTGGGGACTCGGAATCAGTGTGTTTAGGAGGTTGACTTAACTTTTGTATTTTTCGTGGACTTTTTATATGTTGTAGAATAATCATTGCTCTGCTTCGTTTATTGTATGGAAAATCCTCGTAAGGGCATTTTTATAGGACAAAAGTTTTAACACCAAATAAGAAGCTCCTTTGTTAAGCATCTGATCAAAAGCTAAATGTCCACTATACTTGAGAGCAATATAGTTAAAGTGACTTGAATAGCAATTCAAATTCTGCAAAGCTAACATTATCCATGCGCTAGAAAActgtttttgggttttgattCTTTTGAATGGATAATTTTGTGTTTCAAAATGCCAGAAAAAAACTTTTCTAACACATGGTCAAACAAAGTTCGACAAGCCCTCAAAAGTCTTAAACACAAACAGTCAATTTATACCTCATTTTTGGCATCAATGAACTAAAATTTTAGTTGgccttaaattaataattgtggacCTTTTAGAGCTCAATATATGGTTtcctaataaaaattcaatgtctaccacatatttattattttcataccTTGCCACTGTTCACTTTAATTTCTTATGCTGCTTATGGAAACTCTCCATTAGTGTTTAGCTTTCTTTATCTCCTTTTCACTTTCTAGCTTATTTTTGGTGCCTCATTCATTTCACTCCTTTTAATACCTATTTTCCGTCCTCCTCTATGTggctttaaatttaattggtaacCTCCTTGTTCATTAATACCTATTTGCTGTCCTCCTCTATGTggctttaaatttaattggctTGTTCATATCCTCTGTACTAAACGCTTTTTTGGAACCTAATTTTGTTGCCATCTATAGAATTACTTTGTTGCTTTGTGCTGGTCCTCATCCATAAcgcttctctttttctttgtttgaatACACAATGCTTCTCACTTcacatttttcttgttttcggTCTTTGCTACCTCACTTTTGTCACCCTTTTTCGCATTTAGCTCGTTCCTTTATCTCTCCTGAGTTCCAGtactatatataagaataacCACCTTCCTCATTCACCACAACAACAAAAGAGAGAACAGGCTTACTAGCTTTTTACATGGTCTTTTCCACTTTGAAATCATGGAGAACTCTAGAATGAAAAAGTGTTCCATTGTTAGAAATGGGTGGCATGGGAGAAATAAAGCTAGTTTACTTTTACTGATAAGGCGTAGTGCCTATGAAAAGTATTCTTTATGGAGGATGAAGAACAAGGACGAATCTTTATTCTCACTTCATAGACCACAAAGtaatttgattaatattccTTCTTGTGTTAAGTCTGTTTGgcaatgttttcttttttcttttttttctttttttggttttgggcccccccggggggggggggggggggggggggggggcgcggCGCGGGCGTGGTTGTTAATAATCTGTTTGGCAATGTTATTTTGGCTACGTTTCTAATACTCTCATTACATTCATTAAGGAATTGGAACTTTTGGGATGTTAAATATCGGTTTTAGAACTTTCTTGGTAGAATAAAGgcattaatatcataaaaatatgctattaatttattgtttccTGGTGAAAATGGCTGACTTTTAATCCTTTTCGAATCTAGATCTTCGGTGGACGGAGGCAATGTTTAATAAGATTAATGGCTTGGATGCTTGTGGTTCAAGACagaatgtttattttttgaaaaggtAGAGTATAAACTATGATTTACTTGactgagcatttttttttttttttttttctgtcttttGAATGACTAATATTTCAACCATGTTAACAATGAAATtaacttcttcctttttttttcttttcttttcttttattttattattatttttattttattattattattattattttgtttcagcTGGTTCACTGTGAATGCATTATGAGAATTCCATGAGAATTCTCCAATGAAGCTGGTGCACTGTGGATGCATTATATCTTCCCTTAATTCGAAAAATGGGATCTGGGTACGTTAGTTTAACACCCATCATCCCATGGATGAGTTTCCTTCCATAGGGGTTATGATATGATGCCTAGCCACTTTACTGGTTGCAGTAACTCTATTCAACTATATTCGATCTGCCACATCGTGCAGAAGCACAGTATACCAAAATATATTTGTTCATTGAACGAAATTCCATTCAGGGAAAGCTAATGAATGCATCGGGTTGCATATAATGTAATGATATATAAATCAATTTCGCTTCATCTCCAACATATAAGTTTTGAGTTCTCAAAAACCATTCTCAACCCAGCAATGTTGCACAAATTTGGTGATGGCAATTCTTATGTGTACTGTGTGATTGTGGTCTTCTTCTCAGGCTGCTAGCTAGTTGTCAGCTCTCTTTCAAAGTTAGTAAAGGCCCTGCAATTGGTAAAATTAACCAAGTCACCATTATGTTCTTCGTATATATACTGTTGGTGTAATTAGTTGGTaactaatgaaaataaaataaaataaaaatgatgagactaaatttattctatatttccaaCTTTACAATGTTATGGCCTTGTTTTGTTTAGCATAGAGAAGTTACCAAAACTCATTTCTCACATTAAAGCAACAACATAGACAGATTATTCCATTGATTTTCAGAATTAACATAGAATTGGAAATGTCTGAGTTCAAATTTCTAGCAAATAAGAGTTTACCATCAGCCACATGTATTTTCAGCTAGAACCATTATGagtttaaattcatataaatggaCTGGAAATGAAATTTGGTACcagaacataaattccattattGTGGCTTCAAGCCGATACAAGTTCTGCTAAAAGGTTTAAACTAAGAACCCaagagaaaaccaaaaaaacagaCTCACAAAAGCATTACACCAAAAGTACAATCCCAAATACATCAGGCTCCATAAATAGACTACTTTCTTTCGTTTAGACAGATAACTCAGTTCGAGAAATAAGAATTCCATCAGTGTCTGCATAAAGCCATTCCCCATCACAAATCCTTGTCCCAGCAATGGTTATGGGGACATGTTTTTCCCCATGCCCTTTCTTGTTGGCTTTCATTGGATGGGATGCAAGAGCTCTCACCCCAATGTCACAACCTTGAATCTCATCAACATCTCTCACACACCCATTGACCACTATGCCTGCCCATCCATTATTCTGAGCTTGAACAACAGGGTTCCCACCCAATATTGCACACCGTTTACTACCACCTCCATCCACAACTAGTACTCTTCCATTGCCTTTCTCCTCAAGAAAGCCACGAACCAGGACATTGTCCTCAAACACCTTCAGGGTAACTATTGGTCCGGAGAATACCTGCCGCCGGCCATATATCTGAAAAATAGGTTGGAGTGCTCGAAGCTCACCGCTTAAAATTAGCTGTGGGTTCGCATCACAAACTTCAGCAGTTGTGACCAGGGCCATCTATTCCAAGTACCCTTCAGGAGAAAATCATTGCATAAACGTCAAATGCATATACTAGAATACTGACAACCAACTTGCAACTTGTTGGTGTCTAACCACACCACCAACAATCAAGTAAAATTATGATCCCCTAATGACAAAAGAGAAGCATTTATAAGATCTTATAGCTTAGGCAAGGGATGCAATGTAAAAATTGTCCCAAAAGTAGTAAAGATGCATTGAAAAGAGTAATAAGcataaaaggaaaaaccaaaataaactgTGAATATGACAGATCTCATTCTGGAAGATCATGATTCATAGAAAAACCTATAGACCATAAAAACCCACTAGTTCAGAAGGCTGAACAGGAACATAGATATTGAGGAAAAATACAGCATAGTACAAAGGTCACATATAGAGAGTTACTTAAGACACTTTCAAGAGATATTAAAACCACATTTCTTagaatttgatatttgaaacGAAACTAATTAAAAATGACAATCTAGTTTACAAGCTAATGATACACGAGACCATGTATCAAAAGAGCAAGTATACTCATTAGATATCAATCGAATTATAACAAGCAGAAAtgaaatttttacaaaaaagtTTCGATTCCCACGAGatcaataaaattagaaaaaaaatcaaatcgcTTAAAGCTGGCTATATATATGCCtttatatgtatgtttatacgtatatataagCATTATGATCTGATCTGTAAGCTTTTCAATTCACAAATTAAGCCTCAAAATAGAAGCAAGcaataaaagaacaagaaattttacaaatttattaaaaaaaaataatcataatcctTCATTGAAATCCAAGAGacatgaaaaacagaaaaataaatgaaaataataattaaaaaaggaaaaatttttgCTGATTCTCTCAAAGTTTGGATCTTTCATATACCGAGAAACTAGGTGAgtgtaaaaagataaaaactttGGAGGAAAAAACTGCTGGGCATGTTTGAAATGAAAATTCGTGCTTCAATTTTCTCAGTAGAAAAACTGCAAAGAAAGCTCTGATGAAATCGAGAACAGAATAGACGATCTAAGCTCCAAAAAGATATACCTTTGAATTGAACTCCTTGGCAGCACAAGCAACCTGTTTCACAATCAAAGAACATACAACCCTTCAACCACAACCCACCACTATACGAGGTAAAGAGAGACCTCCTCAAATCCTGACTTGAAGGCCTTCAACGAGTTGCTGTGGAGAAAATAACAGGGCATAGGGGATTTAAGAAAGTGGCAAAGAATCTGTTTAAGCTGTAAAGCGCGTGgaatatgtgtatttttttatttttttattttttttatttttgctcttcatctttatttagttttgtccttttttaagaaataaaatttattataaattttttaattgtctttttctcgccattttttttttctttccaattttGTTAACAAGATGGACCAAACATGGTGTGTCTTCAATTCTATATTCAGTCATTTAATGTGAGAAAATAAGTATAAGTGGGATTGAAAAGGATTtaatagtaaaaagaaaaaaaaaagttaaataagattataaatttgagagagaaaaaattAGATTAGTCAATTATTGCTTTTAGTGTGGAAACAAatgattattttgtttttgtgtgcaacttttttaatttttaaaaataaaaatggactaCATgttaagaagaagaaagtgaaaGCCTCTTAACTCACGCACTGTCTAAGGAGAGTGGGGAAGGACAATGAAAGTATTTCCATCATGTACGTATGTTACACATGGCATGAGATTTGATGCTTTGGTGGTGTGTAGTATGGCATCACCAATTGGTCATATACTTTTGTCATAACTTATGTCAGACCAACTTTATGTTTTACTACTATCACGATTTGTTATTATAATACTCTTATGACCTACCAAAATTCTTTACCCACAAAAAATTTTCCACTTTCTTTTCTGGTTTTACTTTTTACAGTATAAAAACTAACTGGTTTCTAACACTCTTGTTTTATTCATCCATCGCAACATTATAACCAATACTATAACAAAAACTCACCCAATCACAAGAACAATGGCCAAAATAAAGAGATATTATTGCTTTAAAAATTATGGTAAAATATGGATAAAATTATCCTACTTAACTAATTTGGCTCAACTAATATATGGGGTTGTGAAACCTAACTACTTACTATTTTGGTAAAAGgcttttagaaaaatttactttttaaaaaataaaaaataaataaaaaagaagatgtGAGGCAATTTATCCCTACTCAGTTTAATATAGTAAGTTTATTATCAAAACACCGATCCTTGCGCTTAGTCTGTTGGCATTGCTTATTATAGTTCCCACGTGCCAAGTCTTCAGTTCGAGTTTCATTGATCGGTGAACCctaatttaatatcaaaacaaGTACAAATTTAGCTCGCATTAGTAAATAAGAATAAAGATCCAACTTTAGCTCAAAATTGTATTTCTAGCCATTCGAGCACCTAACTTGTCTTCAATCATTCCCCATATTGTTCATACAGGTATAACAGACCTCAAGCCGATTCTTATAGCAAAGGTGTAACAAACCTCAAACTTCTAAGAAAAATCACTGAACACAGAGATTTTCATCCACACTAAAATAATACCGTAGAGATAAGAAGTTTCTAATGGAGTTTTTCCAATAGCAAAAAGCAAATCCTCTATTACACGTGCCAATCTTTTTTAGGATATTACTCTAAAGTTTAACAATAACCAACCCATAAAGTTTTTGGCAACAAACAAAAGTTACATAATGTCAACTTATTTGGTAGCAAGTTTATTGGAAGCAAGCCCACCACTGAGACTAGTGAGAAACTGCAGCACAAATGGATTACTGAGACTTGAATTTTTCAAGTCAACCTGTGAATGGTTTTCATGTCAGCAGCTTCCTTGAACGTCCCTTTCTCCACATGGTCCCACCACTTGAATAAGAAATTGTCCACAACTAGTCTGAACCATGGCGATAGCTTCAGGCCTTCCTCCCCAGCATCTGCCTTTCTCAACAGCTCCTTCAACTGTTCACGGTTTACGTACTTAATATCGGCTACTTCATCAGGGTTCGGATGGACATTAACATCTCGGACAATGAAGAGCAAGTAATCAACTGCAATAAGATAGGATAACAAAGGGTCAAATGACAATATAGAAGAAGATGCTTGTTAAATGCATCTTATAAAATACTAACCACAATCAATTATGTGCCAAGACCGACTCAAATAAGACCTATATTTGCATTTGAATTGAACTCTCGTACTAAGTACAACATATGAGATGGTTTGAAGCATCCCTGTTACGCGCACAGCAAACTCTCGAAACTTATGCAGCCAATACTCTTTCTTGAAATGTTTTAGTGAAAGCTTACATCTTCACATCCTTTAAACCGGATATCAATAATATCATATAAGAATCTTAAACAATGCTTTTTTGCATATCTAGTGATCCAGGGATTTCATTTTCCTATGCTGTTAGAACTAGCACTCAAAATGGTATAATAGAATCCAATAAACACGCTATAGTCCCCAAGAAAACATATAAGTATTTCAATAAAGAACACCAGAAAAATGGTCTGAAACAAATAAAGTTAGAATTATTACGTTCATGCTCTCCCCACTTGCCATCAGAAGGTGCCTTGTACAGAATCCTACCCAGTGGGGTAAACTGATCAACTGGCACATCTTCAGCAGGAATACCCAGTTCATCCAAAAGCTTCCTTTGTGCTGCATTTCTTACCCCTGGTGAGAAAGAGATGAAAAAGCAGTTAATAACTTCATGCCAATAAGCCAAGGTAAACAAGTTTCTAATCAATATgaatttaaatagaaatatataccAAGAGCATCCTCATAGATGAGCTCAGATTCACGGTATAGCGGATGGCTGCAACAGGTATTTGTCCACACAAGAGGAAATGTAACTTTTGTTGCAGACCGTTGCTGTACAGGAAAacagacaaaaaaacaaatatcatGAGATCCATTTTTATCATTGATTTTGTCTGAAATTTCACTAATGTGTAAAGTGAGGTTGGCTCAGTTAGTATATGCCCTTCATACCCAAACCCAAGAGGTTGAGGGTCCAAGACACGCCCCCCTCCCCTTTAGATTAGGTATTGTTGTAATGACAAAAAGACAATAGATTAGGTATTGTTGTGatgatttaatatatacatatatatatatatatatatagaaaaccaaaacaaaagaagaagaagaagaagagagagaaatccACTCATGTAGTTATACAACTCGCCCACCAAAACTACAAAAGTGAAGCACACTTAAGAGAAAAAGATAAACAAACAATATCCTCTCATGACCTTGTTGTCACACTTTATTTCagtaataaatacaacaattaTGAGTAGAACATGTGGAAATATGCATTAAACCCAATCCCATTTCAATTTCATCCTTTAGCATCCTCTGCTCTACAACATCCAACCAATTTCACATTTCAACAAAACTCCCTCTTTGAAATTCATTATTGATCAATTCATTGCAGTTCAAAATGAGTGGATTATACCACTCCCTTATCTTTCCTTGTACAGATCCAACCTTAAGAGTTTGTCTGCAGATAGTTTCCCAATGTACAATCTGGTGTCGTTCTTATGTATGATATATGTACATTTTTGCATTTCAATTGTGTAGATTCATAATGTTTTGCACATTATCTCTACTTTAATATATGTGGTATTAGCCTAAACATGTAAAGCATGCACATATTCCATCCAGCAAATTTTCTGAAGATTTGAATTCAACAAACTTGATCCATGACAATACCTGAAGGAGCAGCTCATACTTTGAGTTGAACAAAAACACGCTAAAAGCTCGATGCAGCATTCCTCCAGATTCAATCTTCTCCCACAAGTGACCTATTGTTTATAGAATCAAAAGACAAAAAGTAAACCATACACAAtggtcaaaaaaataataataataaataacaaaacagCAATATCAACATGTATATGAGCTTGGAAATTGAACATAGCAGAATGCGTCATAATTTCAACCCGCTAGaatattctatttttcttcTCCCTTCTACTGGTGTTTCCAGAGGTACAAAATCCCAAAAATGAAACCCTAATCTAGAAGTAAATtgttttgaagaaattttttttccccctaaacatttaaaatgctcaatgcataaaaaattacaacaaacaacattaaataccaTGGACTTCACTTACAATTGTATTTGGTTTCATGACCAACAACCTGGTCGTTCTCATCCACTAGAATGCATCTGCAGAAAGTTTGAATAAGCAAACCATCTTCAGATCTAAGCAAGACTACGACACTGATGGACAACTAAAATAGAAATATGGAGACAGAATGCTCAAACATTAAATGAATGGAAAGTTATTTTGGATGAGAATATATTGCTCTTGAGGCTAACAAACAACTGTATATATACaagtacataataataataataatgatagtaataataataataataataaatgaaagacGATAGGTCCGGTTCcaagcaaaaaatatatatgaacaagaaaaaatagcTTCTTCATATGACGTCTGAGATCTATAAAGTCCATTTGTTCTTTTACAGTTCACCTCAGTAACAACTATATATTTCATGGTAGACGAGGTGAAGAGCTCCTTTCCAGTAATGCATTTAAAAGGATTTATTTTCACCTTAGAATTAATCATCCACCAACAAACTGAAAATGAATCCGTCCAAAGTTAACAAGCAAATAATAAGTACAAGAAAGCAGTTTGAgtggggaaaaaataaaaagggtgtCAAATTTTAAGATGTTGTTCATCATGTATACAATGAATCATTGACCTGGCttaccaacaacaacaaagaaagagaagctAAGAATTCATTTTCTTCTCACTCAATTTCTCATTGACCAAACATAAAAATCGACAGGAAGGAAAAAAGGACAGTCAAAAGAAATAcaataaaaggaaagaaaacaatcCAGGATAACAATATCGTTGATGTTACTTCATTATGCCAGAAACATAACAAAGCACAtcgaaagaaaatagaaaaacgtaaataaataaacaaataaaattgaaatttaaaataaaatgaaaaaaaaaaagcaacgaATAAACGAACTAAaggtttctttatttcttttttcattcctcctttttttttttttttttttctcaggaACTAAGCAGCACAATAACATGAAcagaagaacaacaacaacaatagagTCCAGTATAAAGCACCAGGCTGATAGAATAAACCAAGAAATCAATTCTGGgtttttccttattttctcaACAGCTAAAGCGAGCTCAATAAAgccaacaaaaaattaaataataaataaaaatttccaccATCAACCCATCAAAGAAAAACACCAAATTGAAAAAGTCAAATAATCAAAcagattaccaaaaaaaaaaaaaaaaaggtgaaataaACAAAAGGGTAAGGGGCAAATCAGAACACACTCGTCTTCGAACATAAGGCGTCTCTGGACAGCGTCCATTCCAGCATCTGGGTTGTCTCCCATGGCGATTTTGGAAGCGTAAGAAGAGTGAGAAACTCTCACAGAAAGATGAGAAAATGAATTGGTGTTGTAGGAGAAGTGGGTTAGGTAGAGACACCTGCGAAGAGAAGTATATGAAGGAGAAGGAAGATGTAGTCTCGGAGCAAGTGAGAGCCTGGCACTTCTATTAAGGAGGTGGGTCAGAGACATTGGCAGATTAGGAGACTAGGACTATCCGCCATTGTTGAATAATGAAATCTAATCTATAAatattctattaaatttttttcctcttcagaaaaatttttaattgattttttttctgtatagggaaaaaaaaaaaattgtttttattgtttttttttttttttaattgtggtGAATTTTTTATGCAACCATGTGTCGCACAAGGATGCATCTCCTaccttctttttgtttgttcttttttggtttttctgtttttttttttttttttaatgggggTGGGGGTTAAGCCGCTCGTTAATACAATTAACACTAtataaaaatcacataaaagttacaaaattctgtagataaataaattttgtaatttaaagaaaatacaaaataaattcattaattttgaatatttctAGTGTTCGTTGTAAAatcttgtaattttcaaatgattttttttttcataaaacatTATAGTCAAATATTTTAGCTTGAATTAGAATGAATTAAAGAAGGTTTCAATACGCCACCTAAAGCTTcatttgaaccaaaaaaaaaaaaaaaaaaaaaaaaaaagagagaagaaataaaaaactgtaaatttatttttcttttcccaatAATTATGTATCATACAATTATATTTTGCATGATAGGAAAtaacatatgcatatattttttgaatattaagatATTAAGTATTTGaggtaatgataaaaaattacattGCATAGCATGATTTAAATCCTAACTCACAGCATTTAAACTTCGTAATGGTCTAATAtgcattaataatttaattatatactgCTGCTTTAGCGCCTAATGCTTTTACAATCGCTGACTTTTCAACTATAATATAGTATTAATCACCATTATTTCATTGGATCGAgacacttttaaaattaattttttgcttGTTGATGAATTTTCAAGTATTATAACTAGTTTActaaatccaaaataaattttttgaaaaaataaaaaaattctaaacaaAATACTTAGTACGGTAACTATTGTTCACAATATTTGATAATAAAAGGATTTGCAAAGGATGTACCACAACAGATAGGACAACATATAGGGTAGGTGGATTAAAAGCATCTGACTTTAAATTATAATGC includes:
- the LOC107412518 gene encoding seipin-1, with product MEEDEEAYYLIPKPTDWFTNIISLQADLIYNCMVFLSSPIFSFFSMVSESYRRAEEVTHTVETTVQKVPSTITNGIILLLRKLGFGFLGAAYVCMVLIAVFIIAVVVGVGLVQLWVEEPVFVRERLYFDYTEAHPKALFSFGGFEGLQGSQRKKQMGVPVGQTFYVSLALLMPESGFNRDIGVFQLSAEIISTNGDVIEKSSHPCMLRFRSLPVRLARTALFGVPLVLGITGETQRITIEILKHKEGHPRTGAIRVILSPRAGTAFLPQLYEAEILINSKLPWIKELIHSWKWTFYVWSSLNTYIFFLMFLILCCKPLLFPLVTASLSEQSERELAIESPKEPETRAENEEEEEEEEEEEEVAEFLRRWRQSRSKRKAIYLQERMPETVGSSASTISIAREETSDVGDSESVCLGG
- the LOC107412537 gene encoding putative 4-hydroxy-4-methyl-2-oxoglutarate aldolase 2 encodes the protein MALVTTAEVCDANPQLILSGELRALQPIFQIYGRRQVFSGPIVTLKVFEDNVLVRGFLEEKGNGRVLVVDGGGSKRCAILGGNPVVQAQNNGWAGIVVNGCVRDVDEIQGCDIGVRALASHPMKANKKGHGEKHVPITIAGTRICDGEWLYADTDGILISRTELSV
- the LOC107409570 gene encoding isopentenyl-diphosphate Delta-isomerase I, producing the protein MSLTHLLNRSARLSLAPRLHLPSPSYTSLRRCLYLTHFSYNTNSFSHLSVRVSHSSYASKIAMGDNPDAGMDAVQRRLMFEDECILVDENDQVVGHETKYNCHLWEKIESGGMLHRAFSVFLFNSKYELLLQQRSATKVTFPLVWTNTCCSHPLYRESELIYEDALGVRNAAQRKLLDELGIPAEDVPVDQFTPLGRILYKAPSDGKWGEHELDYLLFIVRDVNVHPNPDEVADIKYVNREQLKELLRKADAGEEGLKLSPWFRLVVDNFLFKWWDHVEKGTFKEAADMKTIHRLT